One part of the Caproiciproducens sp. CPB-2 genome encodes these proteins:
- a CDS encoding PTS sugar transporter subunit IIC, with protein sequence MGEQTKKSGLLDRVTNLIEEKVAPPLLRLSQVRYLEALQRTFVTLMPYMILGATATLILNLAGLFGKDGGLNLPGVADAISAVVEPCRPWLLQVVFVTINLLALITTVLNGYFLGDYYHKKDENVSPIAAAVVSFVAFLCFINFTKLSENFDWPAYILGSPSLFGGILISILAIEVYRFLIGKNITIKMPEAVPPMIAAAFTSMIPVSVVVVICAIIGQGFAGFDFLALLNKLCAYLVVGGSGPVAQFAGFFLDRILWFVGLHGSNIVSSVMQPIWTTMITDNINAFAAHQAIPYMFTEQWINFYVRCSVFPLALLCTMSKAERFKVLGKLSLPGTIFNIAEPVMYGLPVVLNPLMFVPWVLGFSVLFILNAILGVLGITPPMVSMVVWTMPAPLASFIGSGFKLQSMVITLVNMVIIFFMFLPFFKVMEKQELAAEKEYKKQKEDSKNV encoded by the coding sequence ATGGGGGAACAGACAAAAAAAAGCGGGCTTCTCGACCGTGTGACAAATCTTATTGAAGAAAAGGTGGCGCCGCCGCTGCTGAGACTTTCACAGGTCCGGTATCTGGAGGCTCTTCAGCGCACATTCGTCACGCTGATGCCGTACATGATTCTGGGGGCGACGGCGACCCTGATCCTGAATCTGGCCGGCTTATTCGGAAAAGACGGCGGTCTGAACCTTCCCGGTGTCGCAGACGCGATCAGCGCGGTTGTGGAACCCTGTCGGCCGTGGCTGCTGCAGGTGGTTTTTGTGACCATTAATCTGCTTGCCCTGATTACGACCGTGCTGAACGGATATTTTCTCGGAGATTATTATCACAAGAAGGACGAAAATGTCAGCCCGATTGCGGCGGCGGTCGTATCCTTTGTGGCATTCCTGTGCTTTATCAATTTTACCAAGCTCAGTGAAAATTTTGACTGGCCCGCCTATATCCTGGGCTCTCCCAGCCTTTTCGGCGGCATCCTGATCAGCATTCTTGCCATAGAGGTATATCGTTTCCTGATCGGCAAAAACATCACCATCAAGATGCCGGAAGCCGTTCCGCCGATGATTGCGGCGGCCTTCACCAGCATGATTCCGGTGTCCGTGGTCGTTGTTATTTGCGCCATCATCGGTCAGGGCTTTGCAGGCTTTGATTTTCTGGCTCTGCTCAATAAGCTCTGCGCTTACCTTGTGGTTGGCGGCAGCGGACCCGTTGCACAGTTTGCAGGCTTCTTCCTCGACCGTATCCTGTGGTTTGTCGGTCTGCACGGTTCCAACATCGTCTCTTCCGTCATGCAGCCGATCTGGACGACCATGATTACGGACAACATCAATGCTTTTGCGGCGCATCAGGCGATTCCGTATATGTTTACGGAACAGTGGATCAACTTCTACGTGCGCTGCTCCGTTTTCCCGCTTGCGCTGCTCTGCACCATGAGCAAGGCCGAGCGCTTCAAGGTCCTGGGCAAGCTTTCCCTGCCGGGCACGATTTTCAACATTGCCGAGCCGGTGATGTACGGCCTGCCGGTTGTGCTCAATCCGCTGATGTTCGTGCCATGGGTATTGGGCTTCAGCGTGCTGTTTATTCTCAATGCCATTCTGGGCGTTCTGGGAATCACGCCGCCGATGGTATCCATGGTTGTATGGACAATGCCTGCTCCGCTTGCGTCCTTCATCGGCAGCGGTTTTAAGCTGCAGTCCATGGTGATTACCCTGGTCAATATGGTCATTATTTTCTTTATGTTCCTGCCGTTCTTCAAAGTCATGGAAAAACAGGAACTCGCGGCGGAAAAAGAATACAAAAAACAAAAGGAAGATAGTAAGAATGTCTGA
- a CDS encoding GNAT family N-acetyltransferase, which yields MSEIEIHPYRQEYIDEIVSGWNASLFYDTITRERFIQEVLLDENFDPELALVAVADGHVAGFSLGIRRKYPYLTRGLEEQRGWISSFFILPEYRRRGIGQRLLEEEEARLKAAGTQEITLCAYSPNYFAPGVDLQYPGGVPFFDKNGYARGTDAVSMQRDLFTYTLPEKTAKHIEELAEKGITFHPFSMPYMEKLLNFVSREFDAGWVRNILLALRNREAEDTILLAADREDHVIGYCMRKIDGNDARFGPIGVAEALRSEGLGGVLIDLQMLEMRKRGIYYLYFLWTHGAAMRFYERHGLKVYRTYQLYRKKI from the coding sequence ATGTCTGAAATAGAAATACACCCTTATCGGCAGGAATACATCGATGAGATTGTTTCCGGCTGGAACGCTTCCCTGTTCTATGATACGATTACCCGGGAGCGTTTTATCCAGGAGGTTCTTCTTGACGAGAACTTCGACCCCGAACTGGCTCTGGTTGCCGTCGCCGACGGACATGTGGCCGGCTTCAGTCTGGGAATCAGAAGAAAATATCCTTATCTGACGCGGGGGCTGGAGGAGCAGCGGGGCTGGATCAGCAGCTTCTTTATCCTTCCGGAATACCGGCGACGGGGAATCGGGCAAAGGCTTCTGGAGGAGGAGGAAGCAAGGCTGAAAGCCGCGGGAACACAGGAAATCACCCTGTGCGCATACAGCCCCAATTACTTTGCTCCCGGCGTTGACCTGCAATATCCGGGCGGCGTGCCCTTCTTCGACAAGAACGGGTACGCGCGGGGGACGGACGCCGTCAGTATGCAGCGGGACCTCTTTACCTATACTCTCCCCGAAAAAACGGCAAAGCATATCGAAGAGCTGGCGGAAAAGGGGATTACCTTTCATCCCTTTTCCATGCCGTATATGGAAAAGCTTCTGAACTTTGTGAGCCGGGAATTCGACGCCGGCTGGGTCCGCAACATTCTGCTGGCCCTGCGCAATCGGGAGGCGGAGGATACGATTCTGCTTGCGGCGGACCGGGAAGATCACGTCATCGGCTACTGTATGCGCAAGATCGACGGGAATGACGCGCGGTTCGGTCCGATCGGTGTGGCGGAGGCCCTGCGGTCGGAGGGGCTCGGCGGCGTTCTGATCGACCTTCAAATGTTGGAAATGAGGAAACGCGGCATCTATTATCTTTATTTCCTCTGGACCCACGGGGCCGCCATGCGCTTTTATGAGCGCCACGGCCTGAAGGTGTACCGTACCTATCAGCTGTACCGCAAAAAGATTTAA
- a CDS encoding PIG-L deacetylase family protein, producing MGDYKRVICIGAHPLDAEIMGGPMLLRYAARHAHCTLVHVTKGRLTDPKATEEQKEEYDLALHREIAAAAAALDCDCYAMDYLSGELPETGKFISLLADYLREQKADCVITHARGTLHPRHYYTYEAVTEAVRLLRREGRKIQLFYGENCEDLAGFTPTVYLSMTREELDQWFAGLRKYRIFNGGVNDMPYFEYYHSMALIRSVEAGEHGFAKAYMHGALIDSE from the coding sequence ATGGGAGACTATAAGCGGGTAATCTGTATCGGGGCGCATCCCCTGGACGCGGAGATCATGGGGGGGCCGATGCTGCTGCGCTACGCGGCGCGCCATGCGCACTGCACGCTGGTCCATGTGACAAAGGGAAGGCTGACCGACCCGAAGGCAACGGAAGAACAGAAGGAGGAATACGATCTCGCGCTGCACCGCGAGATCGCCGCCGCCGCCGCCGCGCTGGACTGCGACTGCTATGCGATGGACTATCTTTCCGGCGAGCTGCCGGAGACGGGAAAGTTTATTTCCCTTCTCGCGGACTATCTGCGGGAGCAGAAAGCGGACTGTGTCATCACTCATGCCCGCGGCACCCTGCACCCCAGGCATTATTACACATATGAGGCCGTGACGGAGGCCGTGCGCCTGCTGCGGCGGGAGGGACGGAAGATCCAGCTGTTCTACGGCGAAAACTGCGAAGACCTGGCGGGCTTTACCCCGACGGTATATCTTTCCATGACCCGGGAGGAACTGGATCAATGGTTTGCGGGACTCAGAAAATATCGTATCTTCAACGGCGGGGTCAACGACATGCCGTATTTCGAATACTATCATTCCATGGCCCTGATCCGGTCCGTGGAGGCCGGGGAGCACGGCTTTGCCAAGGCGTATATGCACGGCGCGCTGATCGATAGCGAATAA
- a CDS encoding PTS sugar transporter subunit IIB, whose protein sequence is MKKIVLLCVAGMSTSLLVSRMQNAAKETDFPCEIQAYGVAEAPNVIPGADVVLLGPQVRYMLSKLKKEYPDKKIEAVDMRIYGMVDGKQALMQARKIMEC, encoded by the coding sequence ATGAAAAAGATTGTTTTACTGTGTGTGGCGGGGATGTCTACCAGCCTGCTGGTTTCCAGAATGCAGAATGCCGCGAAGGAAACCGATTTTCCCTGCGAGATTCAGGCTTACGGCGTAGCGGAGGCCCCGAATGTGATCCCCGGTGCGGATGTCGTTTTACTGGGGCCTCAGGTGCGTTATATGCTGTCAAAATTAAAAAAAGAATATCCTGACAAAAAGATCGAAGCCGTTGATATGCGGATCTATGGAATGGTGGACGGCAAACAGGCCCTTATGCAAGCCAGAAAAATTATGGAGTGTTGA
- a CDS encoding PTS lactose/cellobiose transporter subunit IIA — protein MQEMDIESTLFEIITEVGSARSLYIEAIQAAREKEIDKAKELIREGQGAFNKGHHIHADLIREVSGEDHVPVFQKDERIMLLTHAEDQLMSAEAFGILAEEFLALYQAMSDKGVL, from the coding sequence ATGCAGGAAATGGATATAGAATCTACCCTTTTTGAAATCATAACGGAAGTGGGAAGCGCCCGGAGCTTATATATTGAGGCGATACAGGCGGCGCGCGAAAAGGAGATCGATAAGGCAAAGGAGCTGATCCGCGAGGGACAGGGCGCCTTTAACAAGGGGCACCATATTCACGCGGACCTGATCCGGGAAGTGTCCGGGGAAGATCATGTCCCCGTTTTTCAGAAAGATGAACGGATCATGCTTTTGACGCACGCCGAAGACCAATTGATGAGCGCGGAGGCTTTCGGCATTCTGGCGGAAGAATTTCTGGCGCTGTATCAGGCCATGAGTGACAAAGGAGTTTTATAA
- the murQ gene encoding N-acetylmuramic acid 6-phosphate etherase, giving the protein MTDLSHFTTEARNPETRDLDCMSAMEIVSVMNREDEKVIAGVRAVLPQVAKTVEYTVASLRSGGRIIYMGAGTSGRLGVLDASECPPTFGVSMDTVVGLIAGGKGALIEAVEGAEDSCTLGREDLERIGLKPCDTVIGLAASGRTPYVLYGLRYARQLGCRTAAIACNRDSAIGKEADVAIEPNVGPEVLTGSTRLKSGTAQKMILNMISTASMVKIGHAYENLMVNMQASNEKLTVRAQNMVMAAAKCDRETAETALREAGGRVKTAIVLLLLNVSAERGEQVLAHAHGRVREALAGKLR; this is encoded by the coding sequence ATGACGGATCTTTCCCACTTTACTACCGAAGCAAGAAACCCGGAAACGAGGGATCTGGACTGCATGTCCGCCATGGAAATTGTCTCTGTGATGAATCGCGAGGATGAAAAGGTGATTGCGGGTGTGCGCGCCGTTCTGCCGCAGGTTGCAAAGACGGTCGAATATACCGTGGCCAGCCTGCGGTCCGGCGGAAGAATTATTTATATGGGTGCGGGAACCTCCGGAAGGCTTGGCGTTCTGGACGCTTCCGAGTGCCCGCCGACGTTCGGCGTCTCCATGGACACTGTCGTCGGATTGATCGCCGGCGGGAAGGGCGCTCTGATTGAGGCCGTTGAAGGCGCGGAGGACAGTTGTACGCTGGGCAGGGAGGATCTGGAGCGGATCGGGCTGAAGCCGTGCGATACCGTGATCGGGCTGGCCGCCAGCGGCCGTACTCCCTATGTACTGTACGGCCTGCGCTACGCGAGGCAGCTGGGGTGCCGTACGGCGGCAATCGCCTGCAACCGGGACTCCGCCATCGGAAAAGAGGCGGATGTGGCGATAGAGCCGAATGTCGGCCCGGAAGTGCTGACGGGGTCGACACGGCTCAAGTCGGGCACAGCGCAGAAGATGATCCTGAATATGATTTCCACCGCGAGTATGGTGAAAATCGGACACGCGTATGAGAATCTCATGGTAAATATGCAGGCCAGCAACGAAAAGCTGACCGTACGCGCACAGAACATGGTGATGGCGGCAGCCAAGTGCGACAGGGAGACCGCCGAAACCGCGCTGCGCGAGGCGGGCGGCAGGGTCAAAACCGCGATCGTGCTGCTGCTGCTGAACGTTTCCGCAGAGAGGGGAGAGCAGGTGCTGGCCCACGCGCACGGCAGGGTCCGCGAAGCACTTGCCGGAAAACTGCGATGA
- a CDS encoding MupG family TIM beta-alpha barrel fold protein: MNTGVCLYCSTAEEKNAEIIARAADAEIRCAFTSLQIPEESRDGLRSSAKKLLSSCKKYGMDLVMDVGPDTAERLGCRSLYDLQDWGVTHIRLDDGYSPQQAAELSHTFQIVFNASTVSFAEITGWRKAGADLTRFTACHNYYPKPWTGLPLADVAQVNRQLKTYGFRTMAFIPGDGMLRGPLYEGLPTVEAHRRRADIIQNALELFIDAACDTVLVGDVSLSEKSWDAWAGLSRGFVSLPVELDRRYRYLAETIHHDRRDSSDCVFRSVESRRIPVPDRGLLQPAKETACSAGDILLSNTGFLRYEGELEIARVPLPSDPRINVIGRVKEEALPYLPYLRNGLGIRFAVGPEG, from the coding sequence ATGAATACGGGAGTTTGCTTATATTGCAGCACTGCGGAGGAAAAAAACGCGGAGATCATCGCACGCGCGGCGGATGCGGAGATTCGATGCGCGTTTACTTCCCTGCAGATTCCGGAAGAAAGCCGGGACGGCCTCCGGTCTTCCGCGAAGAAGCTGCTTTCCTCCTGTAAAAAATACGGGATGGACCTGGTGATGGATGTGGGGCCGGACACGGCGGAGCGTCTCGGCTGCCGTTCCCTGTACGACCTTCAGGACTGGGGCGTCACACATATCCGTCTGGACGACGGCTATTCCCCGCAGCAGGCGGCGGAGCTTTCCCATACCTTTCAGATTGTATTTAACGCTTCTACGGTTTCCTTTGCGGAGATCACCGGCTGGCGGAAAGCGGGAGCGGACCTGACCCGCTTTACCGCCTGCCATAATTATTACCCGAAGCCCTGGACGGGGCTGCCCCTGGCGGATGTCGCACAGGTTAACCGGCAGCTCAAGACATACGGATTCCGGACGATGGCTTTCATTCCGGGCGACGGAATGCTGCGCGGGCCGCTGTATGAGGGGCTGCCGACCGTTGAGGCGCACCGCCGCCGCGCGGATATTATCCAAAACGCGCTGGAACTTTTTATTGACGCGGCGTGCGATACGGTGCTGGTCGGGGACGTGAGCCTTTCGGAAAAATCCTGGGACGCCTGGGCGGGTCTCAGCCGGGGGTTTGTCAGTTTGCCGGTGGAACTGGACCGGCGCTATCGTTATCTTGCGGAAACGATCCATCACGACAGACGGGATTCCAGCGACTGTGTTTTCCGGTCGGTAGAGTCGCGCAGAATTCCCGTCCCGGACCGCGGGCTGCTTCAGCCTGCAAAAGAGACCGCATGCAGCGCGGGGGATATTTTGCTGTCCAACACCGGTTTCCTGCGTTATGAGGGAGAGTTGGAAATTGCGCGCGTTCCGTTGCCGTCCGATCCCAGAATCAATGTGATCGGGCGCGTGAAAGAGGAAGCGCTGCCGTATCTGCCTTATCTCAGGAACGGCCTGGGAATCCGGTTTGCTGTCGGCCCGGAAGGATAA
- a CDS encoding HPr family phosphocarrier protein — translation MKSITYVIRDEIGVHARPAGMLVKQAKSFQSACMIHAGGKSADLTRLFQVIGMGIEQGTEVRVTAEGPDEDAAIAALGKVLKENL, via the coding sequence ATGAAAAGTATTACCTATGTCATTCGTGACGAGATCGGCGTACACGCCAGACCGGCCGGCATGCTGGTCAAGCAGGCAAAGAGCTTTCAGTCTGCCTGTATGATCCACGCGGGAGGAAAAAGCGCGGACCTGACCAGACTGTTCCAGGTGATCGGGATGGGAATCGAGCAGGGGACGGAAGTCAGGGTCACGGCGGAAGGGCCGGACGAAGACGCGGCAATCGCCGCGCTGGGGAAGGTATTGAAAGAAAATTTATAA
- a CDS encoding TasA family protein — MNFKTKVLTSVLAVGLTVALIGGSTMAWFTDSKEVKGATFQAGTVTLSEDSGKLVISGFDKENINPGDGFNASLNIVYTGTKPVKLRIKVPEISWLAADGETALSTDNVDYGWDAIKSNWRRDGDYIYYIGSTTYTGTDGIEHTLTDGILPGIKDDDNGTTKYFGAAAEAARTIHFSLDGLFNGAETDNQYQGAKFTLGDSSVEVIQATNSAAWPATGTVPPAIAPAA, encoded by the coding sequence ATGAATTTTAAGACAAAAGTTTTGACGAGTGTTCTTGCAGTCGGGCTGACTGTGGCATTGATCGGCGGCTCCACAATGGCGTGGTTCACAGACTCTAAAGAAGTCAAGGGCGCTACGTTCCAGGCAGGTACGGTAACGCTCAGTGAAGATTCCGGCAAACTTGTTATCAGCGGGTTCGATAAGGAAAACATCAACCCCGGCGATGGATTTAATGCCAGTCTAAACATCGTTTACACAGGAACAAAACCCGTAAAGCTTAGAATTAAAGTTCCTGAAATTTCTTGGCTGGCTGCAGATGGAGAAACTGCATTGTCCACGGATAACGTCGACTATGGCTGGGACGCTATTAAATCAAATTGGCGTAGAGATGGAGATTATATCTATTATATCGGCTCGACTACTTATACAGGTACAGATGGGATAGAGCATACTCTTACTGACGGTATTCTTCCCGGTATTAAAGACGATGACAATGGAACAACAAAATACTTTGGCGCTGCTGCTGAAGCCGCAAGAACCATTCATTTCAGTCTGGATGGACTTTTCAACGGCGCAGAAACCGACAACCAATATCAAGGAGCAAAATTCACCCTTGGCGACTCTTCCGTCGAAGTCATTCAGGCGACCAACAGCGCGGCTTGGCCGGCAACTGGAACTGTCCCCCCGGCGATAGCTCCGGCAGCTTAA
- a CDS encoding TasA family protein, giving the protein MTKSRVKLLTGIVGIVTAVALVGGGTMAWFTDKKEVEGSKFTAGTVEIQAGQSVVEDTDESGKPLYYEDVAPVSVVSVKRGTYKNGDPLPKPGPSNRNDPDKVLIKAEKKADSEIYSMGYGGEIVVQFDNDKPLRKGDVLVIEGTWGNSASNYVETAKVYVSDDNNDWTYAGTVSNQTNSKGDYHKSMVPNPIDTACYVKLVDATPKTLSNGGDNQSDDGFDIDYICGRNIIDEANWNPGDTNKLAFYVTNSGTKDIDVRVKLEGHWETFRNDKWQKDESLTNDVIDTVVTNGTNWTKNAADGFYYCSSNDKGGLKGTYGGESPSATDTIAVLDLTVKLSEDAGNEYQNAKYVLTPTFQAIQHSHSDGWDWEKFDTEYNIVSKP; this is encoded by the coding sequence ATGACAAAATCAAGAGTGAAACTTCTGACGGGAATAGTCGGCATCGTAACGGCCGTCGCCCTGGTCGGCGGCGGGACCATGGCCTGGTTTACTGACAAAAAGGAAGTCGAGGGCTCCAAATTCACCGCGGGCACGGTGGAAATCCAGGCGGGCCAGTCCGTAGTGGAGGATACCGACGAATCGGGCAAACCTCTTTACTACGAAGACGTGGCGCCGGTAAGTGTTGTCAGTGTAAAAAGAGGAACCTATAAAAACGGCGATCCTCTTCCGAAACCAGGCCCCAGCAACCGGAATGACCCGGATAAAGTTTTGATAAAAGCGGAAAAGAAAGCTGACTCCGAGATTTACAGCATGGGCTACGGCGGGGAGATCGTCGTTCAGTTTGACAATGATAAACCGCTCCGGAAAGGCGACGTGCTGGTAATAGAAGGTACGTGGGGAAACAGCGCGTCAAACTATGTTGAAACCGCCAAGGTTTATGTAAGCGACGACAACAACGATTGGACTTACGCGGGAACGGTTTCCAACCAAACAAATTCAAAAGGCGACTACCATAAGAGCATGGTGCCCAACCCGATCGATACGGCTTGCTATGTCAAGCTGGTGGACGCCACTCCAAAAACATTGTCGAATGGAGGAGACAACCAGAGCGACGACGGCTTTGACATCGATTACATCTGCGGCAGAAACATCATCGACGAAGCCAACTGGAACCCGGGCGACACAAACAAGCTCGCGTTCTACGTCACCAATTCCGGAACCAAGGACATTGACGTGCGGGTAAAGCTGGAAGGCCATTGGGAGACATTCCGGAATGATAAGTGGCAGAAGGATGAGAGCCTTACAAACGACGTGATCGACACCGTCGTCACGAACGGTACGAACTGGACGAAAAATGCTGCCGACGGTTTTTATTATTGCTCCAGCAATGATAAAGGCGGACTGAAAGGCACCTACGGCGGCGAATCTCCAAGCGCGACTGATACGATCGCCGTGCTTGATCTGACCGTTAAGCTCAGCGAAGATGCCGGCAACGAGTATCAAAACGCGAAGTATGTTCTGACCCCCACCTTCCAGGCGATTCAGCATTCTCACAGCGACGGCTGGGATTGGGAAAAATTTGATACGGAGTACAACATTGTTTCCAAACCGTAA
- a CDS encoding SipW-dependent-type signal peptide-containing protein, whose amino-acid sequence MIRKSVFISVLLVILTVGMLGGSTNAYFTDAQVPPAEINTGNAAITVEVTDQGSKEKDGGHKGKFEEKQSDSQIQCEPDCDDDDDQKYYVEWTITNTGTTPVTLQAKLSEKWLFVGSKTKDTETVEKGWQRPSQPKIDPEPISKWSYSSKKATYYYRSYKNRKSRDIVVEPGSKATFYLVFQVKGNAASLKNYKLNLSLNVTATQVIRNAGHSTMEADEST is encoded by the coding sequence ATGATCAGAAAATCTGTTTTTATCAGCGTTCTCCTTGTCATTCTGACGGTCGGCATGCTGGGAGGGTCGACCAACGCCTATTTTACGGATGCTCAGGTTCCCCCGGCTGAAATCAACACCGGCAATGCAGCCATCACAGTTGAGGTGACAGATCAGGGAAGCAAAGAAAAAGATGGCGGCCACAAAGGCAAATTCGAGGAGAAGCAATCCGATTCCCAGATTCAGTGTGAACCCGATTGCGACGATGATGACGATCAAAAGTATTACGTTGAATGGACCATTACCAATACAGGAACGACTCCGGTTACCCTGCAGGCAAAGCTTTCTGAAAAGTGGCTGTTTGTCGGCTCAAAAACAAAAGACACGGAAACCGTGGAAAAGGGATGGCAACGTCCCTCACAACCGAAAATAGACCCTGAACCAATCAGCAAATGGTCTTATTCTTCTAAAAAAGCTACCTATTATTACAGATCTTACAAAAATAGAAAATCGCGCGACATTGTCGTAGAGCCCGGATCGAAAGCGACCTTTTATTTGGTATTTCAGGTAAAAGGCAATGCAGCTTCTTTAAAAAATTACAAACTGAATCTCAGCCTGAATGTCACGGCTACTCAAGTGATAAGAAACGCAGGCCATTCCACGATGGAAGCGGATGAAAGCACTTAA
- a CDS encoding signal peptidase I codes for METETGTVERSEPQKDSPKIFRKIFKAVGNVLFALLMILIAFMLFCMVRSKMTGGAPKIAGHYMLVVLSGSMAPQFDTGSVAFVNPVDAAEIKKGDIITFKGFAGSDQMTTHRVVGINQKSNGPEFLTKGDANHANDPDPIPGEDLIGRVSFTLPYLGYFMNFAQTRNGLLLLIIVPGALLLFFECHSLYQAYSNSKKQVKEESSSQEIPAQAVGKEER; via the coding sequence ATGGAGACGGAAACAGGAACGGTTGAGAGATCGGAGCCCCAAAAGGACTCTCCTAAAATTTTCCGAAAAATATTTAAGGCAGTCGGAAATGTGCTTTTTGCCTTATTGATGATCCTGATCGCTTTTATGCTGTTCTGCATGGTACGCAGCAAAATGACCGGCGGCGCGCCGAAGATCGCGGGGCATTATATGCTGGTCGTGCTCAGCGGCAGTATGGCTCCTCAGTTTGACACCGGCAGTGTTGCCTTCGTCAATCCGGTGGACGCCGCGGAGATCAAAAAGGGCGATATTATTACCTTCAAGGGTTTCGCGGGAAGCGATCAAATGACGACGCACAGGGTAGTTGGAATCAACCAAAAGTCAAACGGCCCGGAATTTCTGACCAAAGGCGACGCAAACCACGCCAACGACCCCGACCCCATACCGGGAGAAGACCTGATTGGCAGAGTCAGTTTCACCCTCCCCTATCTGGGTTATTTCATGAATTTTGCCCAGACCAGGAACGGGCTGCTGCTGCTGATTATCGTTCCCGGAGCGCTGCTGCTTTTCTTCGAGTGCCACAGTTTATATCAAGCTTATTCGAATTCTAAAAAGCAGGTAAAGGAAGAAAGCAGTTCTCAGGAAATCCCCGCGCAAGCCGTTGGAAAGGAGGAACGATGA
- a CDS encoding BTAD domain-containing putative transcriptional regulator codes for MSVEVFTLGGWDLQKDGRSLFTGSRRSHKSLELLKYFVANRGKRLSPDSIVENLWDDADLVDSKNTLRTQIFRLRQMLQEEELLGKSGNDDSPFNLVCDGGFYIFTLGKGCTVDTDLFEKEIREADAKQHGDPNLAIGHYERAVRLYKGAYLAEIPNCEWTFPLHTHYSRLYVQSLLRLFKLLKGQGRHSEIVEYFEQAVCHEPLEESLHLCFLEALLALNEYSVALSHYNYITERMSRELAVRPSAAMKSIYRRITAGEQNVHRADLSDLSRNFSQCDDPDGALYCDLEYFRIIYNLEERRRMRGSRNTFLGLATISGAGNDLFPARMEMACKGLKRILEDSLRRGDVFTQWNQYQMILLLTDTKQEGLILVGSRIQKRFEKQVGKGSLTVVMEFTPFSDVPSHYLEQINR; via the coding sequence ATGTCGGTGGAAGTATTTACTTTGGGAGGCTGGGACTTACAGAAGGACGGCAGGTCTCTTTTTACCGGAAGCAGGAGGTCCCATAAGAGTCTGGAACTGCTGAAATATTTTGTGGCGAACAGGGGGAAGCGCCTTTCTCCCGACAGCATTGTGGAGAATCTATGGGACGACGCGGATCTTGTCGATTCCAAAAACACTCTTCGGACTCAGATTTTCCGTCTGCGCCAGATGCTGCAGGAGGAAGAGCTGCTTGGAAAAAGCGGAAATGACGATTCGCCTTTCAACCTCGTCTGTGACGGCGGCTTTTATATTTTTACCCTTGGAAAAGGCTGCACGGTGGATACGGACCTTTTTGAGAAGGAAATCCGCGAGGCCGACGCAAAGCAGCACGGTGACCCAAATCTGGCGATCGGCCACTATGAGCGGGCCGTCCGGCTGTATAAGGGAGCCTATCTGGCGGAAATTCCCAACTGCGAATGGACCTTCCCCCTGCACACTCATTATTCCCGGCTCTATGTACAGTCTTTGCTCCGGCTTTTTAAGCTGCTGAAGGGACAGGGCCGCCACTCTGAAATCGTGGAGTATTTCGAGCAGGCCGTCTGCCATGAACCGCTGGAAGAATCTTTGCATCTTTGCTTCCTGGAAGCCCTTCTGGCCCTGAACGAATACAGCGTGGCGCTGAGCCACTACAATTATATTACCGAACGGATGTCCCGGGAGCTTGCCGTGAGACCTTCCGCGGCCATGAAAAGCATTTACAGACGAATCACCGCAGGGGAACAAAACGTCCATCGGGCCGATCTGTCGGACCTGAGCAGGAATTTCTCCCAGTGCGACGATCCGGACGGCGCACTGTACTGCGATCTGGAGTATTTCCGTATTATCTATAACCTTGAAGAACGCCGCCGGATGCGCGGGAGCAGAAACACCTTTCTCGGCCTTGCGACCATTTCCGGCGCGGGAAACGATCTTTTCCCCGCCCGGATGGAAATGGCCTGCAAAGGCTTGAAACGGATTCTGGAAGACTCCCTGCGCAGGGGAGACGTCTTTACACAGTGGAACCAGTACCAGATGATCCTGCTGCTGACGGACACCAAGCAGGAAGGGCTGATTCTGGTCGGTTCCAGAATCCAGAAGCGGTTTGAAAAGCAGGTCGGCAAAGGTTCCCTGACAGTCGTCATGGAATTCACACCGTTCAGCGATGTGCCGTCGCATTATCTGGAGCAAATCAACCGATAA